A DNA window from Vagococcus penaei contains the following coding sequences:
- a CDS encoding N-acetylmuramoyl-L-alanine amidase, with product MRNSENQKNTIRLFLLNIAVVGIVLLGFYFMRGNNQIVTVQTVALNVRNSPTVDAKIISQVHQEDRVTIKDRKDNWYQIQLPDKTTGWVPDWLIFDGTSGPYTSLPGVITQSKVALKKDRESSAKTITHLKRKQAVTMTLELNGWVRVHTSDNQFGWVKSEDVAVRKGQFPSLKEKQALYVALNDVTLRNEASLNSESLGNLTYGTDVEFIGEANNWYQVRTKKGTEGYLQKWELANFKLSPDDKRPATPMAEYVVMLDPGHGGSDPGAESNDGKVFEKNVTLATAQTVKAYLENEGFKVLMTREKDDFVPLHQIATKSNESAADVFISMHYDSTELPNQGSGTTTFYRQETDKQLANIINNKLANQLPLNNRGFGNQDYQVLRENKKPAILIELGYMNNDTDAQYAQSKKYHTFVAKAIYSGLVDYFKPTDSLTTN from the coding sequence GTGAGAAATTCAGAAAATCAAAAAAATACAATTCGTTTATTTTTACTAAATATTGCTGTTGTCGGTATTGTGCTACTCGGTTTTTATTTCATGCGTGGCAACAATCAAATTGTGACAGTTCAAACTGTCGCCTTAAATGTTCGTAATAGTCCAACGGTGGATGCAAAAATTATTTCACAAGTTCATCAAGAAGATAGAGTAACTATTAAAGATCGAAAAGATAACTGGTACCAAATTCAGTTACCTGATAAAACAACTGGTTGGGTTCCCGACTGGCTAATTTTTGATGGTACATCAGGGCCTTATACTAGTTTACCTGGTGTCATCACACAAAGTAAAGTAGCCTTGAAAAAAGACCGTGAATCTAGTGCCAAAACAATCACCCACTTAAAACGTAAACAAGCTGTTACCATGACTTTAGAACTAAATGGATGGGTCAGAGTTCATACAAGTGACAATCAATTTGGTTGGGTGAAATCTGAGGACGTTGCCGTTCGTAAAGGACAATTCCCTTCTCTCAAGGAAAAACAAGCACTCTATGTCGCGCTTAATGATGTTACCTTAAGGAATGAAGCCTCCCTTAACTCTGAATCACTTGGCAATTTAACTTACGGAACTGACGTTGAATTTATTGGCGAAGCTAACAACTGGTATCAAGTCCGAACTAAAAAGGGGACAGAAGGTTATTTACAAAAATGGGAACTGGCAAATTTCAAACTGTCCCCAGATGATAAACGTCCGGCCACACCAATGGCTGAATATGTGGTCATGTTAGACCCTGGCCATGGCGGCAGTGATCCAGGTGCTGAATCAAACGATGGCAAAGTTTTTGAGAAAAATGTAACCTTAGCAACTGCTCAAACAGTCAAAGCTTACCTTGAAAATGAAGGCTTTAAAGTGTTAATGACTCGTGAGAAAGATGACTTTGTCCCATTACATCAAATTGCTACAAAAAGTAATGAAAGTGCTGCAGACGTCTTTATTAGCATGCACTATGATTCAACTGAATTACCAAACCAAGGTTCCGGTACAACAACGTTCTATCGTCAGGAAACGGATAAGCAATTAGCCAATATTATTAATAACAAGTTAGCTAATCAATTACCGCTAAATAATCGTGGTTTTGGTAATCAAGATTATCAAGTTTTACGAGAAAATAAAAAGCCGGCTATCTTGATTGAACTAGGTTATATGAACAATGACACAGATGCACAATATGCACAGAGTAAAAAGTATCATACCTTTGTTGCTAAAGCAATCTACTCTGGTCTAGTCGACTACTTTAAACCAACTGATAGTCTGACAACTAATTAG
- the glpK gene encoding glycerol kinase GlpK, producing MTEKKYILAIDQGTTSSRAILFDKEGNKAAVAQKEFTQYFPKSGWVEHNPNEIWNSVQSVIAGALIESGIRPTEVKAIGITNQRETTVIWDRKTGKPIYNAIVWQSRQSAGIAEELTANGYTEMIHEKTGLVVDAYFSATKVRWILDNVEGAQERAEKGELAFGTIDTWLLWKLTNGDVHVTDYSNAARTMMYNIHELKWDTEILELLNIPTALLPEVKSNSEVYGYTQSYHFYGSEVPISGMAGDQQAALFGQLAFEPGMIKNTYGTGAFIVMNTGEKAQLSKNKLLTTIAYGINGKVYYALEGSIFVAGSAIQWLRDGLRMIESAPESEEIAKASTDDNMVYVVPAFTGLGAPYWDSDARGAVFGLTRGTTKEDFVKATLQAVAYQSKDVIDTMKADADIDIPLLKVDGGAAKNDVLMQFQADILEIDVQRAPDLETTALGAAYLAGLAVGFWKDLDELKEFRGEGKIFTPDMPEEERDFLYGGWKEAVKATKAFKYLRKTDK from the coding sequence ATGACTGAAAAAAAATACATTTTAGCGATTGACCAAGGTACAACAAGCTCTCGAGCAATCCTGTTTGACAAAGAGGGAAATAAGGCAGCTGTAGCTCAAAAAGAATTTACGCAATACTTCCCTAAATCAGGTTGGGTTGAACACAATCCTAATGAAATTTGGAATTCTGTCCAATCAGTAATTGCGGGCGCTTTAATTGAATCGGGTATTCGACCAACAGAAGTTAAAGCTATTGGGATTACTAACCAACGTGAGACAACAGTTATTTGGGATCGTAAAACTGGTAAACCAATTTATAACGCAATTGTTTGGCAATCACGTCAGTCAGCAGGGATTGCTGAGGAATTAACAGCGAATGGCTACACTGAGATGATTCACGAGAAGACAGGTTTAGTTGTGGATGCTTATTTTTCAGCAACTAAAGTGCGTTGGATTTTGGACAATGTCGAAGGTGCACAAGAACGCGCAGAAAAAGGTGAATTAGCATTTGGTACAATTGACACATGGTTATTGTGGAAATTAACGAATGGTGATGTCCATGTGACAGATTATTCAAATGCAGCTCGAACAATGATGTATAACATCCATGAATTAAAATGGGACACTGAAATATTAGAATTATTAAATATTCCAACAGCATTATTGCCTGAAGTTAAGAGTAACTCTGAAGTTTATGGCTATACACAAAGCTATCACTTCTATGGTAGTGAAGTGCCAATCTCAGGTATGGCAGGAGATCAACAAGCTGCTTTATTTGGTCAGTTAGCATTTGAACCAGGCATGATTAAGAACACATATGGTACAGGTGCGTTTATCGTGATGAATACTGGTGAAAAAGCACAGTTATCTAAAAATAAATTATTAACGACAATTGCTTATGGAATCAATGGCAAAGTTTATTATGCATTAGAAGGATCAATCTTTGTCGCAGGTTCAGCGATTCAATGGTTACGAGATGGTTTAAGAATGATTGAATCTGCACCTGAATCAGAAGAAATCGCTAAAGCATCAACAGATGACAATATGGTTTATGTTGTTCCAGCATTTACTGGACTTGGTGCACCATATTGGGATTCTGATGCACGTGGAGCAGTCTTTGGTTTGACACGTGGCACAACTAAAGAAGACTTTGTTAAAGCAACCTTGCAAGCTGTTGCTTACCAATCAAAAGATGTGATTGATACCATGAAAGCTGATGCTGATATTGATATTCCATTGCTAAAAGTTGATGGTGGAGCAGCTAAAAATGATGTTTTAATGCAATTCCAAGCAGATATTCTTGAGATTGATGTCCAACGTGCACCAGATTTAGAGACAACAGCATTAGGAGCTGCTTATCTAGCTGGTCTAGCAGTTGGCTTCTGGAAAGATTTAGATGAATTGAAAGAATTTCGTGGTGAAGGTAAAATCTTTACACCTGACATGCCTGAAGAAGAACGTGATTTCTTATATGGTGGTTGGAAAGAAGCAGTTAAAGCAACTAAAGCCTTTAAATATTTACGAAAAACAGATAAATAG
- a CDS encoding MIP/aquaporin family protein: MGTEGVQIFSEFLGTMILVLLGDGVVAGVSLAKSKAKDAGWVAITLGWGLAVTVAVFASGYMGPAHINPAVTLGMAMSGNFDWGLVVPFILAQTAGAIVGGILVWITYMPHWEATEDSGTILGVFATGPAISSPIANMITELIGTFVLVFSLLAFSQSEFAGGLNPVVVGLLIVSIGLSLGGPTGYAINPARDLGPRIAHQILPIKNKGESNWGYAWVPVVGPFVGGALAAIIWGFIPI, translated from the coding sequence ATGGGTACAGAAGGTGTACAAATTTTTAGTGAGTTTTTAGGGACAATGATTTTGGTCCTGTTAGGTGATGGTGTCGTTGCAGGTGTAAGTTTAGCGAAAAGTAAAGCCAAAGATGCTGGTTGGGTTGCTATTACATTAGGTTGGGGCTTAGCCGTAACCGTAGCAGTATTTGCTTCAGGTTACATGGGACCAGCACATATTAATCCAGCCGTAACTTTAGGAATGGCAATGTCAGGTAATTTTGATTGGGGCTTAGTAGTGCCATTTATTTTAGCTCAAACTGCTGGAGCAATTGTTGGTGGGATTTTGGTTTGGATTACTTATATGCCACATTGGGAAGCAACAGAAGATTCTGGAACAATTTTAGGCGTCTTTGCAACTGGACCAGCTATTTCAAGTCCAATTGCTAACATGATTACTGAGTTGATTGGAACGTTTGTTTTAGTCTTTTCATTATTGGCATTTTCACAATCAGAATTTGCAGGTGGATTAAATCCTGTTGTAGTTGGTTTGTTAATTGTTTCCATCGGTCTATCGTTAGGAGGACCTACAGGATATGCGATTAACCCAGCACGGGATTTAGGACCACGTATTGCTCACCAAATTTTACCAATTAAAAATAAAGGTGAGTCTAATTGGGGTTACGCTTGGGTACCAGTCGTGGGACCGTTTGTTGGTGGAGCTTTAGCAGCAATCATTTGGGGCTTTATTCCAATTTAA